From Pelosinus fermentans DSM 17108, the proteins below share one genomic window:
- the citD gene encoding citrate lyase acyl carrier protein, protein MASIAKTAQAGTLESSDVMITVAPGTQGSGIVIELESIVLAQYGEDIKIILEKTVKDQGITDIYIKAVDRGALDCTICARTLAALSRAGAVLKEEII, encoded by the coding sequence ATGGCAAGTATTGCAAAAACTGCTCAAGCGGGAACCTTAGAATCAAGTGATGTTATGATTACTGTAGCTCCTGGTACCCAAGGAAGCGGTATTGTTATTGAATTAGAAAGTATTGTCCTGGCTCAGTACGGTGAAGATATTAAGATCATCTTAGAGAAAACGGTGAAGGATCAGGGGATTACGGATATCTATATTAAGGCAGTAGACCGGGGAGCGCTGGATTGTACCATCTGCGCTCGGACTCTGGCTGCATTAAGCCGGGCAGGTGCTGTGCTAAAGGAGGAAATCATATAA
- a CDS encoding HpcH/HpaI aldolase/citrate lyase family protein, producing MDLRRSMLFIPGNNPGMLQNGGVFGADSVILDLEDAVAPMEKDAARFLVAQVLRTVDYGVSETVVRINPLDTFAAVDIKAIVPCCPDAILVPKVESAADIHQVAAMIAAAEKPEQTPVKIIALLETPCGIVEAYHIAKADPRVVALALGAEDYTAGLGAMRTKEGTEIFTARTIVINAAAAANVQSIDTPYTDANDEEGLLADTQLAKRLGFKGKLSINPRQIDVIHTVFNPSLNDIDWAQQVIHAIRKAEAEGSGVASLNGKMVDLPIVNRAERILHLAELLGLMGGEK from the coding sequence ATGGATTTAAGAAGAAGTATGTTATTTATTCCAGGAAATAATCCCGGAATGCTGCAAAATGGCGGTGTATTTGGCGCAGATTCGGTTATTCTGGATTTAGAAGATGCTGTGGCTCCCATGGAAAAAGATGCAGCCCGGTTTTTGGTTGCCCAGGTTCTGCGCACTGTGGATTATGGAGTTAGTGAAACTGTGGTTCGGATTAATCCTTTAGATACCTTTGCTGCTGTGGATATTAAAGCGATTGTTCCATGTTGCCCTGATGCAATTCTAGTGCCAAAAGTAGAAAGTGCAGCTGATATTCATCAAGTGGCTGCTATGATTGCCGCGGCGGAAAAACCAGAGCAAACACCTGTGAAGATTATTGCTCTATTAGAAACACCTTGCGGGATTGTCGAAGCGTATCATATTGCGAAGGCGGACCCGAGGGTAGTTGCTCTTGCTTTAGGTGCAGAAGATTATACAGCAGGTCTGGGGGCTATGCGTACCAAAGAAGGTACTGAGATCTTTACAGCACGTACCATTGTTATCAATGCAGCTGCGGCTGCGAATGTTCAATCCATTGATACTCCTTATACCGATGCGAATGACGAAGAAGGTCTGCTTGCCGATACACAGCTGGCTAAGAGATTGGGCTTCAAGGGGAAATTGTCCATCAATCCTAGGCAGATTGATGTAATTCATACTGTATTTAACCCAAGTCTAAATGATATTGATTGGGCCCAGCAAGTCATCCATGCCATTCGTAAAGCAGAAGCTGAAGGATCAGGTGTGGCGTCATTAAATGGTAAGATGGTGGATTTGCCAATTGTAAATCGTGCAGAACGCATCTTGCATTTAGCAGAATTGTTAGGTTTGATGGGGGGAGAAAAATAA